One window from the genome of Patescibacteria group bacterium encodes:
- a CDS encoding ribulose-bisphosphate carboxylase large subunit — protein sequence MHSINRTKNYYLHLGTHPDPKKHLIVTYKVESSHSWKKVATEVAAETSIGTWTALSTLKPPVAEKLAARVFVIKKTKSCNMGQRVLKIAYPLVLFEKASIPQLLSGLAGNVFSLKMIPNIRLEDIEFPDAYIKHFQGPAFGKRGVCQALGIKKRPIVAAIMKPKLGLSATENAKLAYELWKNGMDLIKDDENLTDLDFNQFKFRVEKTLYLRNKAEKELGLNKMNGSSRFYKKFLENPNPQGKLASKHKMYVFNITAVPDIMMERARLVKKAGGKCVMVDIVSVGLDNVQMLRKANLGLIIHGHRAGHSAFTRNPKHGISMLVLAKLARLAGVDQLHTGTVVGKMADTHEQILAVNKAITEKWGCLKPTMPIASGGLHPALVPKLIKKLGKDIIINFGGGLHGHPDGSKAGARACFQAVEAVMRSVKLKKWAKTHDELWEALKLWHE from the coding sequence ATGCATTCAATCAACAGAACCAAAAATTACTACCTTCATCTGGGAACCCACCCGGATCCCAAGAAGCATTTGATTGTCACTTATAAAGTTGAGTCATCGCATTCTTGGAAAAAAGTAGCAACAGAGGTGGCGGCCGAGACTTCTATCGGCACCTGGACCGCGCTTTCCACTTTAAAGCCCCCGGTAGCCGAGAAGTTAGCGGCCAGGGTTTTTGTGATTAAAAAAACCAAGAGTTGCAATATGGGTCAGCGAGTGCTTAAGATTGCTTATCCTTTGGTTTTATTTGAAAAAGCCAGCATTCCCCAATTACTTTCTGGTTTAGCCGGGAATGTTTTTAGTTTAAAAATGATTCCCAATATTCGCTTGGAGGATATTGAATTTCCTGATGCCTATATTAAACATTTTCAAGGCCCGGCCTTTGGCAAAAGGGGCGTTTGTCAAGCTTTGGGTATTAAGAAGCGGCCGATTGTAGCCGCGATTATGAAACCCAAGTTGGGCCTTTCAGCCACAGAGAATGCTAAATTAGCCTATGAGCTCTGGAAGAATGGCATGGACTTGATTAAAGATGATGAAAATTTAACTGACCTTGATTTTAATCAATTCAAATTTCGAGTGGAAAAAACTTTGTATTTAAGAAACAAGGCTGAAAAAGAACTGGGCTTAAATAAAATGAATGGTAGCTCCCGGTTTTATAAAAAATTTTTAGAAAATCCTAACCCCCAAGGCAAATTGGCCAGTAAGCATAAAATGTATGTGTTTAATATCACGGCGGTGCCGGATATTATGATGGAGCGAGCCAGACTAGTCAAAAAAGCCGGGGGCAAGTGCGTGATGGTGGATATTGTTTCCGTGGGTTTAGACAATGTGCAAATGTTGCGCAAGGCTAACTTGGGTTTAATAATTCATGGCCATCGAGCTGGACATAGCGCATTTACGCGCAACCCTAAACATGGAATTTCTATGTTGGTTTTAGCTAAACTGGCGCGTTTAGCTGGCGTTGACCAATTACACACCGGCACAGTGGTTGGTAAAATGGCTGATACTCACGAACAAATCCTGGCTGTTAATAAGGCTATTACTGAAAAATGGGGCTGCTTGAAACCAACAATGCCCATTGCTTCTGGCGGTTTGCATCCGGCTTTGGTTCCCAAGTTGATTAAGAAGTTAGGAAAAGATATTATTATTAATTTTGGCGGAGGTTTGCATGGTCATCCAGACGGTTCTAAAGCTGGCGCTAGGGCTTGTTTCCAGGCCGTAGAAGCGGTGATGCGCAGTGTCAAATTGAAAAAGTGGGCCAAGACACACGATGAATTGTGGGAGGCGCTAAAGCTCTGGCACGAATAG
- a CDS encoding AMP phosphorylase: MPLFYKAKKLDFTAGERFVVVLNRRDAYHSNIRAGDKIRIFWQDDKGKKFKVIVVTNLTRSKVKLGEIGFYRELWHQYKVRNGELVEARFLGRPKSIIAIRKKLLGKQLDYKEIDSIVKDIVSGRIGHTEITYFVASGFIKDYSNEELYYLTKSIAENGDVLRFRGKVVDKHSIGGLPANRTTMIVAPIIAACGLCIPKTSSRAITSPAGTADTMEVLANVSFTVREIKKLVQKNKGCLVWGGGLNLAPADDRVVQVSYPLGMEPYTKMVVSIMAKKVASDVEYLVIDLPFGPTTKVPNIKVAKRIEKKFLYLGKRFGIKVSVVMSEALEPVGRGVGPALEARDVLRVLQQDEFRPLDLENKSLRLAGRLLEIAGEARLGKGEGLARDILESGAAWRKMKAMIKSQGGKPSIKPQQLILGAFKKHLHASQSGKVIRVDNKAIVDLCRILGAPMDKKAGIYMNKRYGEEVFKGDRTLTLYAESEERMQMAIKALGKIKVLGIKK; this comes from the coding sequence ATGCCCTTATTTTATAAAGCTAAAAAATTAGATTTTACTGCTGGCGAACGGTTTGTTGTGGTTTTAAACCGGCGGGACGCTTATCACTCCAATATCCGGGCAGGTGATAAAATTAGAATTTTTTGGCAGGATGACAAAGGTAAAAAATTTAAGGTAATTGTGGTTACCAATTTAACTCGTTCCAAAGTCAAATTAGGCGAGATTGGTTTTTACCGGGAGCTTTGGCACCAGTATAAAGTACGCAATGGCGAGCTTGTTGAAGCCCGTTTTTTGGGCCGGCCCAAGTCAATCATTGCCATCAGAAAAAAACTTTTGGGCAAACAGCTTGATTATAAGGAAATTGATTCTATTGTTAAAGATATTGTTTCCGGCCGGATAGGGCACACCGAGATTACTTATTTTGTGGCTTCAGGTTTTATTAAAGATTACTCTAATGAGGAGTTATATTACCTTACCAAGTCCATTGCAGAGAATGGCGATGTTTTGCGCTTTCGAGGCAAAGTGGTTGATAAGCATTCCATTGGCGGTTTGCCTGCTAACCGAACCACTATGATTGTGGCGCCAATTATTGCGGCTTGCGGATTATGTATTCCCAAAACATCTTCTCGCGCCATTACTTCACCAGCCGGCACAGCTGACACTATGGAAGTCCTGGCTAATGTTTCTTTTACTGTCCGTGAGATAAAAAAGTTGGTTCAAAAAAACAAAGGTTGCCTGGTTTGGGGTGGAGGATTAAATTTAGCCCCAGCTGATGATCGGGTGGTTCAGGTTTCTTATCCATTGGGTATGGAGCCGTACACTAAGATGGTAGTCAGCATCATGGCTAAAAAGGTAGCTAGTGATGTCGAGTATTTGGTGATTGATTTGCCCTTTGGACCAACAACTAAGGTGCCTAATATCAAAGTTGCTAAAAGAATTGAAAAGAAATTTTTATATTTAGGCAAAAGGTTTGGCATTAAAGTATCAGTAGTGATGAGCGAAGCTTTAGAGCCGGTTGGCCGAGGGGTCGGTCCGGCTCTGGAAGCCCGAGACGTGCTTCGGGTTTTACAGCAAGATGAATTTCGGCCGCTTGATTTAGAAAATAAATCTTTGCGGTTAGCGGGAAGGTTATTGGAAATAGCCGGCGAAGCTAGGCTTGGCAAAGGGGAGGGCCTGGCTCGCGATATTTTAGAATCTGGCGCGGCTTGGCGAAAGATGAAAGCCATGATTAAGTCTCAAGGCGGAAAACCAAGTATTAAACCTCAACAGTTGATTTTGGGCGCGTTTAAGAAACATTTGCATGCTAGTCAGTCCGGCAAAGTTATTCGGGTAGATAATAAGGCGATCGTTGACTTATGCCGGATTTTAGGCGCTCCTATGGATAAAAAGGCCGGGATTTATATGAACAAGCGCTATGGCGAGGAAGTTTTTAAAGGCGACCGCACTCTTACGCTTTACGCAGAATCCGAAGAGAGAATGCAGATGGCTATCAAGGCATTGGGGAAGATTAAGGTGTTGGGGATTAAGAAATAA